In Nymphaea colorata isolate Beijing-Zhang1983 chromosome 3, ASM883128v2, whole genome shotgun sequence, a genomic segment contains:
- the LOC116251278 gene encoding 15-cis-zeta-carotene isomerase, chloroplastic: MAASLLLCRPAIPLFAAKISNQSPLFSFSTPKTLRPLPEYRTCRCPTTVSLFRPEKFRGYWWRRPAGTSLGEAEEKETSAAIIGEDSADFELDQQKLSSWVAFTVILGVVLAALNVLWIDPSSGFGKYFISAVSRISESDEVVMLLLVFIFAAVHSGMASFRDAGEKLIGERSYRVLFAGISLPLAVSTVVYFINHRYDGVQLWNVQSIPGVHQLVWLSSFLSFFFLYPSTFNLLEVAAVDKPKMHLWETGIMRITRHPQMVGQVVWCMAHTLWIGNSVALAASVGLIAHHLFGVWNGDRRLAARYGEAFDVVKSRTSILPFAAIVDGRQKLPKDYYKEFLRLPYLTLTAVTLGAYFAHPLMQAASFGLHW; this comes from the exons ATGGCGGCATCCCTTCTCCTCTGCCGTCCCGCCATCCCTTTATTCGCGGCTAAAATCTCAAATCAATCTCCTCTTTTCTCCTTCAGTACCCCCAAAACCCTGAGACCGTTGCCGGAGTACCGGACATGTCGCTGTCCGACGACTGTCTCCTTATTCAGGCCGGAAAAATTTCGCGGTTACTGGTGGAGGCGACCGGCGGGAACTTCTCTCGGCGAGGCGGAAGAGAAGGAGACATCAGCTGCCATCATCGGCGAGGATTCCGCTGACTTTGAACTGGACCAACAGAAGCTGTCGTCCTGGGTCGCTTTCACTGTGATTCTGGGGGTTGTCCTCGCCGCTCTGAATGTCCTCTGGATTGACCCTTCGAGCGGGTTCGGCAAGTACTTCATTAGTGCCGTATCTCGGATTTCGGAGAGTGATGAG GTCGTAATGCTGCTTctggttttcatttttgctgCTGTCCACAGTGGAATGGCAAGCTTCCGAGATGCAGGCGAGAAGCTCATAGGAGAGCGTAGTTATCGCGTTCTGTTTGCAGGAATTTCTCTTCCCTTGGCAGTTAGCACAGTT GTATACTTCATCAACCATAGATATGATGGAGTGCAGTTGTGGAATGTTCAGAGTATCCCTGGCGTCCATCAGTTAGTATGGTTGTCATCTTTCCTgtcgtttttctttctttacccTTCAACTTTTAATCTATTGGAAGTGGCAGCAGTTGATAAGCCAAAAATGCATCTGTGGGAAACTGGGATTATGCGAATCACCAGGCATCCTCAG ATGGTAGGGCAAGTGGTCTGGTGCATGGCGCACACACTGTGGATTGGAAACTCGGTGGCCTTGGCTGCTTCGGTAGGATTAATTGCTCACCATCTGTTTGGTGTCTGGAATGGTGATAGAAGATTGGCTGCACGGTATGGTGAAGCTTTTGATGTTGTGAAAAGCCGCACCAGCATCCTCCCTTTTGCTGCAATAGTAGATGGCCGCCAAAAGCTGCCAAAAGATTACTACAAGGAGTTTCTTAGGTTGCCATACTTGACACTTACTGCAGTAACATTGGGTGCCTATTTTGCTCATCCTCTTATGCAGGCAGCAAGTTTTGGGCTTCATTGGTAG